A single genomic interval of Pyrobaculum arsenaticum DSM 13514 harbors:
- a CDS encoding TatD family hydrolase, with the protein MFIFDNHAHANEITGLGAGEVVRRFKAAGGGGIVFVTLLTWSIGGRPGDRGWVVRLYDQAVKNAEVARAAGLISGAVVGVHPAECVKLLEVGWAEAEVEEFMRWAVDLAARYVEEGRAVGLGEFGRPHWPVQQRVVELCNRVVLYALERAKDVDAAVHLHLERGGKATVDSIAELAARTGIRPERVVMHHIEGALAGYAFTKGLSPSVPIGRRGEFEDALKSGPVFVVESDYIDDKSRPGAVIPPWTLASKLRQYAASGRIAADDLRQICVSNVARIYGRRLPIE; encoded by the coding sequence GTGTTTATTTTCGACAACCACGCACATGCCAACGAGATTACTGGGCTTGGAGCCGGGGAGGTGGTGAGGAGATTCAAGGCAGCAGGGGGCGGAGGAATTGTCTTTGTGACGTTGCTGACCTGGTCTATCGGGGGGCGCCCCGGGGACAGAGGCTGGGTTGTGAGGCTTTACGACCAGGCTGTGAAAAACGCAGAGGTGGCAAGAGCGGCCGGGCTCATTTCAGGCGCGGTAGTGGGCGTCCACCCAGCCGAGTGTGTGAAGTTGCTAGAGGTTGGCTGGGCTGAGGCGGAGGTTGAGGAATTTATGCGCTGGGCTGTGGACCTCGCCGCCAGGTATGTAGAGGAGGGGAGGGCAGTTGGCTTAGGCGAGTTCGGGCGGCCGCACTGGCCTGTTCAGCAGAGAGTCGTAGAGCTGTGCAACAGAGTTGTGCTGTACGCCTTGGAGAGGGCCAAGGACGTTGACGCCGCCGTACACCTCCACCTAGAGCGCGGCGGCAAGGCCACTGTAGACTCAATCGCGGAGCTGGCCGCCAGGACGGGGATTAGGCCGGAGCGGGTGGTAATGCACCACATCGAAGGGGCTTTGGCCGGATATGCTTTCACAAAGGGGCTCTCTCCCTCAGTCCCAATTGGGCGCCGGGGCGAGTTTGAAGACGCGCTGAAGTCTGGCCCCGTCTTTGTAGTTGAGAGCGACTACATCGACGACAAGTCTAGGCCCGGCGCCGTGATCCCGCCCTGGACGCTGGCGTCGAAGCTTAGACAATACGCCGCTTCGGGGAGAATCGCCGCCGACGACCTGAGGCAAATTTGTGTCTCTAACGTGGCGAGGATCTACGGAAGGCGCTTGCCTATAGAATAG
- a CDS encoding aldehyde ferredoxin oxidoreductase family protein — translation MVELSRKVVKPLEEGDKIFRLFIGGRGVATYVFWKLGGHRVDPLSGDNPLIFATGPLTGTGIPMSGRAVAVFRSPLTGIIGASNLGGRLGPTMRFAGVDILAITGKAERPTYLLIQDGKVEFRDASHLWGKDAIETEEILLKEHGKNAAVLAIGPAGENLVKFASINHDIWRQFGRTGGGAVMGAKKLKAVVFVPDRQQVEVAMPEKLREFLREFTPYFVGEKSVKALFDAGTMRLVELANQMGFFPTYNWQRVSLEGWEKIAWPTFRREYFLRPGACLHCPAACHRLVKSKKYGVSVDIDYETVFALGGLTGCADPDEMIRLNDLADRLGMDTISLGNTIAFAIEAAKMGKLGAKLEWGCGDLAKLVEDIAYRRGVGDILAEGVREAARRLGLEEIAVHVRGLEPAGYDPRVLKGMALNYAIGYRGADHLATMAYALDYGGYAGGPQSLGEEKVRAVAHMEEVSALFDSLVMCKFGRGVYDTYPGGRGLEIFAQLLTYVTGHKWDGKSVRDVALRIINLTRVINLEMGAGPDSLPERLYRPVQFEGKEYRLPREELEAALKTYYKLRGWDDAGKPTNEVLKELQLDFLIGAR, via the coding sequence GTGGTTGAGTTGTCTAGAAAAGTTGTCAAACCCCTTGAAGAGGGAGATAAAATTTTCCGCCTATTTATAGGAGGCCGCGGCGTTGCGACTTATGTTTTTTGGAAACTAGGCGGCCACCGCGTAGATCCTCTTTCTGGCGACAACCCACTTATCTTCGCCACTGGTCCGCTGACAGGAACTGGGATACCTATGTCCGGCAGGGCGGTTGCTGTTTTTAGATCTCCTCTCACAGGTATTATAGGAGCCTCTAATCTTGGCGGGAGATTAGGCCCCACAATGCGGTTTGCCGGCGTTGATATATTAGCAATTACAGGGAAAGCCGAGAGGCCCACCTACCTTTTGATTCAGGACGGAAAGGTTGAGTTTAGGGACGCCTCTCACCTCTGGGGGAAAGACGCAATAGAGACTGAAGAAATACTTCTAAAAGAACATGGCAAAAACGCGGCGGTTTTGGCAATTGGGCCCGCGGGGGAGAACTTGGTGAAGTTCGCCTCCATCAACCATGACATTTGGAGGCAGTTCGGGAGGACAGGCGGCGGGGCAGTGATGGGGGCGAAAAAGCTCAAGGCGGTGGTGTTTGTGCCGGATAGGCAACAAGTCGAGGTAGCTATGCCGGAGAAGCTCCGCGAATTTCTAAGAGAGTTCACTCCGTATTTCGTGGGGGAGAAAAGCGTGAAGGCCCTCTTCGATGCGGGGACTATGCGCCTCGTTGAGCTTGCTAACCAGATGGGGTTCTTCCCCACGTATAACTGGCAGAGGGTGTCTCTGGAGGGGTGGGAGAAGATTGCCTGGCCTACGTTTAGGAGGGAGTATTTCCTAAGGCCTGGGGCTTGTCTGCACTGCCCAGCCGCCTGCCACAGGCTTGTCAAATCTAAGAAATACGGCGTGTCTGTAGACATCGACTACGAGACCGTATTCGCGCTGGGCGGCCTAACGGGCTGTGCCGACCCCGATGAAATGATTCGGCTAAACGACTTAGCCGATAGGCTGGGCATGGATACGATTTCTCTGGGGAACACAATCGCCTTCGCCATTGAGGCCGCGAAAATGGGCAAACTCGGCGCCAAGTTAGAATGGGGGTGTGGGGACTTGGCAAAACTAGTCGAAGACATAGCCTACAGGCGCGGCGTGGGGGACATCCTAGCCGAGGGGGTGAGAGAGGCGGCGAGGAGGCTCGGCTTAGAAGAAATCGCGGTCCACGTGAGAGGCCTTGAACCCGCCGGCTACGACCCCCGCGTCTTGAAGGGTATGGCCTTAAACTATGCCATTGGGTACAGGGGGGCCGACCACTTAGCAACCATGGCCTATGCCCTCGACTACGGCGGGTACGCCGGCGGCCCCCAGAGCCTCGGCGAGGAGAAGGTACGGGCAGTGGCACACATGGAAGAGGTTTCCGCGCTGTTCGACTCACTAGTTATGTGTAAATTCGGAAGGGGCGTCTACGACACCTATCCAGGTGGGAGGGGATTGGAGATATTTGCCCAACTTCTAACCTACGTCACTGGCCACAAATGGGATGGAAAATCAGTCAGAGACGTGGCGCTTAGGATAATTAACCTGACGCGTGTAATTAACCTAGAGATGGGGGCTGGCCCCGACAGCTTGCCCGAGAGACTCTACCGGCCTGTACAGTTCGAAGGCAAGGAGTACAGGCTGCCACGAGAAGAGCTAGAAGCCGCCTTGAAGACGTACTATAAGCTAAGGGGCTGGGATGATGCGGGCAAGCCAACAAACGAGGTTCTGAAAGAGCTCCAACTAGATTTCTTAATAGGCGCGCGCTAA
- a CDS encoding DegT/DnrJ/EryC1/StrS family aminotransferase, with amino-acid sequence MLAINGGKPVRETPIVARPAVYSEEVLQAIADVLKSGILTAQHGKWVKAFENELASYLGVRHAMAVANGTVALHTALKALGVGPGDEVVTTPFTFAASATAVLHANAVPVFADIDRETLNLDPASVEEAITDRTKAIVVVHLAGMPAEMDQFLKLADRYGVKIVEDTAQALGAEYRGRRVGSIGHVSTFSFYATKHITSGEGGAVATDVAAYAERAKLIRAHGEVGKYSYELLGYNYRMTEIQGVLAYYQLKQLPEMQKRRDAYVKVLLEELLPLEGDLITVPRPKPYVKHSWHLVQILLAIEKLTKPRDFVVEALRAEGIGNVFVAYPTPLYKTPLFQKREGHGLGCPWTCPYYKRKVEYKPLPNAEWAAERVVSLLVMPNLTEQDAIDTAKAIKKVLSEVKR; translated from the coding sequence ATGCTGGCAATCAACGGCGGGAAGCCCGTTAGGGAAACGCCAATTGTGGCGAGGCCCGCGGTGTACAGCGAGGAGGTCCTCCAAGCCATTGCGGATGTCCTAAAATCCGGCATTCTCACCGCGCAGCACGGCAAGTGGGTGAAGGCGTTTGAAAACGAGCTTGCCTCATACCTCGGCGTGCGGCACGCCATGGCTGTGGCCAACGGCACAGTGGCGCTCCACACAGCTCTCAAGGCCCTGGGCGTGGGGCCTGGCGATGAGGTCGTCACGACGCCGTTTACCTTCGCCGCATCCGCCACGGCGGTTTTACACGCAAACGCGGTGCCGGTCTTCGCTGATATTGACAGGGAGACCCTCAACCTAGACCCCGCCTCGGTGGAGGAGGCGATTACGGACAGAACAAAGGCCATCGTCGTCGTCCACTTGGCGGGCATGCCGGCGGAGATGGACCAGTTCCTCAAGCTGGCCGATAGGTACGGAGTTAAGATAGTGGAGGACACGGCGCAAGCCCTTGGTGCCGAGTACAGGGGGCGGAGGGTGGGGTCGATAGGGCACGTGTCCACCTTCAGCTTCTACGCTACGAAGCACATTACCTCCGGCGAGGGAGGCGCCGTGGCGACAGACGTGGCGGCCTACGCAGAGAGGGCGAAGCTGATCAGAGCCCACGGCGAGGTGGGGAAGTACAGCTACGAGTTGCTCGGCTACAACTACCGCATGACTGAGATACAGGGCGTCCTCGCGTACTACCAGCTAAAGCAACTCCCCGAGATGCAGAAGAGGCGGGATGCCTACGTCAAGGTGCTCCTAGAGGAGCTGTTGCCTCTAGAAGGAGACTTAATCACAGTGCCGAGACCGAAGCCGTATGTAAAGCACTCATGGCACTTGGTGCAGATCCTTCTTGCCATTGAGAAGTTGACAAAGCCCCGGGACTTCGTAGTGGAGGCGCTTAGAGCTGAGGGTATCGGCAACGTCTTCGTGGCCTACCCAACGCCGCTCTACAAGACGCCGCTGTTCCAAAAACGGGAGGGACACGGGCTTGGTTGCCCCTGGACTTGCCCCTATTACAAGCGCAAGGTAGAGTACAAGCCGTTGCCAAACGCCGAGTGGGCCGCCGAGAGGGTAGTATCGTTGCTGGTTATGCCAAACCTCACAGAGCAAGACGCAATTGACACGGCTAAGGCCATTAAAAAAGTGCTTAGCGAGGTCAAGCGTTAG
- a CDS encoding metal-sulfur cluster assembly factor: MDEKPVFETNLPPDKAKKIVEVLREVYDPEIPINVYDLGLIRKVVLENGTLKVVMTLTAVGCPVAGNVAQEVGYAIQSAVPEAQDVEVEVDFEKPWDPTQMTPRGREMFKAIYGYDIVEQYQAAQQS, from the coding sequence ATGGACGAGAAACCGGTTTTCGAGACAAATCTGCCTCCAGACAAGGCGAAGAAAATAGTGGAGGTGCTAAGGGAGGTCTACGACCCCGAGATCCCCATCAACGTCTACGATTTGGGCCTAATTAGGAAGGTTGTACTGGAAAACGGCACGTTGAAGGTAGTGATGACCTTGACAGCGGTGGGCTGCCCCGTGGCCGGCAATGTGGCCCAGGAGGTGGGCTACGCCATACAGAGCGCGGTGCCAGAAGCCCAAGACGTCGAGGTGGAGGTGGACTTCGAAAAGCCGTGGGACCCAACCCAAATGACGCCGCGAGGGAGGGAGATGTTTAAGGCAATATACGGATACGACATAGTCGAACAGTATCAAGCGGCGCAACAGTCCTAG
- a CDS encoding sulfurtransferase TusA family protein, translated as MEVIDVSGQQCPDPLKTVATALANAPAGARFKIVTDDYVCYMMLRRLMALNEVKILEADETGPYSLVVEK; from the coding sequence ATGGAGGTGATCGATGTGTCGGGGCAACAGTGCCCAGACCCGTTGAAGACTGTGGCAACGGCGCTCGCCAACGCCCCAGCCGGCGCGAGGTTTAAAATCGTCACAGACGACTACGTGTGCTACATGATGCTCCGGCGCCTCATGGCGCTTAACGAGGTCAAGATACTCGAGGCGGACGAGACAGGTCCCTACTCCCTGGTCGTGGAGAAGTAG
- a CDS encoding acyl-CoA thioesterase — protein sequence MPFEARYRVYWHHTDGAGIAHFSRILAIVEQAEEDFYASKGLLHVHGRLPRREVYASFLHPLRRGDEVLVRIWAGEVRRRAVRYRFEILNLTAGRKAAEGHVVAVCVDSEGGELKAVECPQEFVEAWKEA from the coding sequence ATGCCCTTCGAGGCGAGATACAGGGTCTACTGGCACCACACAGACGGTGCGGGCATCGCACACTTTTCCCGCATATTGGCAATCGTCGAACAGGCTGAGGAGGATTTCTACGCCTCTAAGGGCCTGCTCCACGTCCACGGCCGGTTGCCGAGGAGGGAGGTGTACGCCTCTTTCCTCCACCCCCTTAGGCGGGGGGACGAGGTGCTGGTGAGGATCTGGGCAGGCGAGGTGAGGAGGAGGGCGGTGAGGTACCGCTTCGAGATATTGAATCTGACGGCGGGCAGAAAGGCGGCTGAGGGCCACGTCGTGGCTGTCTGCGTAGACAGCGAGGGTGGAGAGCTAAAGGCGGTGGAGTGCCCCCAGGAGTTTGTGGAAGCTTGGAAGGAGGCCTAG